The Saccharopolyspora gloriosae genome has a segment encoding these proteins:
- a CDS encoding glycosyltransferase has product MSRRPRVATIITRLEGGAGAMALRGALGLDPREFDVTVITGSGGRLLREATDAGLATVLEPALRAPIAPADDLRALRRLTALLRRGSFDVVHTHCAKAGALGRVAAARAGAARIVHSYHGFPFHEFQRAPRRQAYLAVERALGGVTDVALCVGTGVAVEAVRRGLIAPERVRTTGVAVRPVPIRPGQARRELGLPPAATVVGAVGRLVYQKAPEDWVRALAALRRPDVIGVWIGDGERAARVRSAAARLGVRVELAGDRPDAAELVQAFDVFVQSSRYEGLPLAVVEAMSGGVPVVATAVNAIGDVIVPGVTGLLVPPARPDLLGSAVASLLADPPWAAGLAAAARARIAGVHTEAALAAELAAAYRDPVTPSATGAKPSGAVVEPPGNIRDLR; this is encoded by the coding sequence ATGAGCCGCAGGCCGCGCGTCGCCACGATCATCACCAGGCTCGAAGGCGGCGCGGGTGCGATGGCGCTGCGCGGGGCGCTGGGGCTGGATCCGCGCGAGTTCGACGTCACCGTGATCACCGGCAGCGGTGGGCGGTTGCTGCGGGAGGCCACCGACGCGGGACTGGCGACCGTGCTCGAACCGGCGCTGCGCGCCCCGATCGCCCCTGCCGACGATCTGCGGGCGCTGCGACGCCTCACCGCGCTGCTGCGCCGCGGCTCGTTCGACGTGGTGCACACCCACTGCGCGAAAGCCGGGGCGCTCGGCCGGGTCGCGGCGGCCCGGGCCGGAGCGGCCCGGATCGTGCACTCCTACCACGGCTTCCCGTTCCACGAGTTCCAGCGCGCACCGCGCAGGCAGGCTTACCTGGCGGTGGAACGCGCCCTGGGCGGAGTCACCGATGTGGCGCTGTGCGTCGGCACCGGCGTGGCCGTCGAAGCCGTCCGGCGCGGTCTCATCGCGCCGGAACGAGTGCGCACCACCGGAGTCGCGGTGCGCCCCGTCCCGATCCGGCCCGGCCAGGCCCGCCGCGAGCTGGGACTGCCACCGGCGGCGACCGTCGTCGGAGCGGTCGGCAGGCTCGTCTACCAGAAGGCCCCGGAGGACTGGGTCCGCGCGTTGGCGGCGCTGCGCAGGCCGGACGTGATCGGCGTGTGGATCGGCGACGGCGAACGCGCCGCGCGGGTGCGGTCGGCGGCGGCCCGCCTCGGCGTCCGCGTCGAGCTGGCCGGGGACCGCCCCGACGCGGCCGAACTGGTGCAGGCATTCGACGTGTTCGTGCAGTCCAGCCGCTACGAGGGACTGCCGCTGGCGGTGGTGGAGGCGATGAGCGGTGGCGTGCCGGTGGTGGCCACGGCGGTGAACGCGATCGGCGACGTGATCGTGCCGGGGGTGACGGGACTGCTCGTCCCACCGGCTCGCCCGGACCTGCTCGGCTCGGCCGTCGCGAGCCTGCTGGCGGACCCGCCGTGGGCGGCGGGACTCGCCGCAGCCGCCCGCGCTCGGATCGCGGGCGTGCACACCGAGGCCGCGCTCGCGGCGGAGCTGGCCGCCGCCTACCGGGACCCGGTGACGCCGTCCGCCACCGGGGCAAAGCCGTCCGGCGCCGTCGTGGAACCGCCAGGAAACATCCGTGACCTGCGGTGA